In Phycodurus eques isolate BA_2022a chromosome 23, UOR_Pequ_1.1, whole genome shotgun sequence, a genomic segment contains:
- the znf219 gene encoding zinc finger protein 219 isoform X2: MTCRVINLRAASRGIEGGVGPPPAESLKNGITPHTLPRMDSTCSPEPPPHPKSPEASPRGPNAAPRTPLSVSAPAEEDHPNRRGQEDDQQNGDAFPSPTPAVALFPGGGGAEAGRSPTLDSSPPATPSAPPFGFGALEFALSSGPSGSCNDELDLQLFQRNAFTRAATGGGGAASGPSLRFSCHVCGKRFRFQSILSLHARAHSLDRHRQASSHYRAALPSAPLKQNLGDQMNKKQQIQKDRRHSVSGNLTGALPGEDEEEEDGPKDAELEQNHTTLSPPLNEDLTPWTASAPAPSTFRCHACKGKFRTASELARHVRILHNPYKCTLCPFSANQEGSLASHLQECHPSPEGPTLLSPFTNSRPVGVSSEAPQTSSPAKVSGSSLLPAFRCDTCGQRFTQSWFLKGHMRKHKDSLDHKCQVCGRGFKEPWFLKNHMKVHLNKLGLKAGMGSVDADPQAKGSAGHLSLNALYSSLLLARKGSGRTGQGRPEKEGTRRMRTDSCKSAILGYLGLPGDSGGASCTERLQAVAQVAERGNSGGTVSTEGGEVGRERTEPRCTIEGEEQTPWWQLVARSLTVAQQQQQHQQRERHRAHHTGLNRTVGVETDPVRAYADTMDPRGAAGGAPSAAEGSWECPDCGKLFHSLQQVLVHARVHTHKAQKEGASAEMDGTCSSSRARGSPSELGQESKVQQAAAASFQSVMPDFKGQNGTMGALSAAASLSSSRERVRGRGIKDCPYCGKAFRSSHHLKVHLRVHTGERPYKCPHCDYAGTQSGSLKYHLQRHHREQRNLSGSAAAAVGGLAAGVNGPTSVKQRRSQTDPKAQSDSLASEPGQRSWLLGLPRQHQTGQGALASLRDIDAETQYRYLSGMTGGFYPGGMEGAWVRESPPPKALKVSRRKPLTTNRMVAVCDKRASASPGQTGAFEPLDLSRRSTPGLGGLEEEGGERIKLKQCLDCPFRTSSAELMTMHLQVNHTSKSRRKITSLSTFDDKDKDGALKGSGSWHQPDSLWIWGYTDESQAEAREGSSNQIWTPNGLPPDHHSDMRAMSPALQSDSGGDDGEEQEDEDECSSGPEDQHERNDLAD, translated from the exons ATGACGTGTCGCGTCATTAATCTGCGAGCCGCCTCACGC GGGATCGAAGGAGGAGTTGGACCCCCCCCGGCCGAGAGCCTGAAGAATGGCATAACGCCGCATACGCTCCCG AGGATGGATTCCACCTGTTCCCCTGAGCCGCCGCCCCATCCCAAAAGCCCGGAAGCTTCCCCTCGGGGTCCGAACGCAGCGCCGCGCACCCCTCTTTCTGTGTCGGCCCCGGCTGAGGAGGACCATCCAAACCGCCGGGGCCAAGAAGATGATCAACAAAACGGTGATGCTTTTCCGTCCCCCACCCCGGCTGTGGCTCTATTCCCGGGAGGGGGAGGAGCCGAAGCGGGACGCAGTCCGACTTTGGACTCTTCTCCGCCGGCCACGCCCTCGGCACCCCCCTTCGGATTTGGAGCCCTGGAGTTTGCCCTCTCCTCGGGGCCCAGCGGAAGCTGCAATGATGAGCTGGACCTACAGCTCTTCCAGAGGAATGCTTTCACCAGGGCGGCAACCGGAGGGGGAGGGGCGGCGTCGGGACCGTCGCTCCGGTTCTCCTGTCACGTCTGTGGGAAGAGATTCCGATTCCAAAGCATTTTGTCCCTTCACGCCAGAGCCCACAGTCTGGACCGACACCGTCAAGCCTCGTCGCATTATCGGGCCGCTCTCCCTTCGGCGCCTCTCAAACAGAACCTTGGAgaccaaatgaacaaaaaacaacagattCAGAAGGACAGAAGGCACTCGGTGAGCGGGAATCTTACAGGGGCGCTCCCAGGggaggacgaggaagaggaggatggtcCCAAAGATGCAGAATTGGAACAGAACCACACAACATTGAGCCCTCCGCTAAATGAAGACCTTACTCCTTGGACAGCGTCTGCTCCTGCCCCATCGACGTTCCGTTGCCACGCCTGCAAAGGAAAATTTCGTACGGCTTCTGAGTTGGCGCGCCACGTACGCATTCTCCACAACCCATACAAATGCACGCTTTGTCCTTTCTCCGCCAACCAGGAAGGCTCCCTGGCATCACATCTGCAGGAGTGCCACCCCTCCCCAGAGGGGCCCACTTTGCTTTCACCCTTTACCAATTCCCGGCCGGTCGGCGTTTCCTCAGAAGCTCCCCAAACCTCATCCCCTGCCAAAGTGTCAGGATCGTCCTTGTTGCCGGCATTCCGTTGCGATACTTGCGGACAGAGGTTCACTCAGTCGTGGTTCCTCAAGGGACACATGCGAAAGCACAAGGACTCCTTGGACCATAAGTGTCAGGTGTGCGGGCGTGGCTTCAAGGAGCCGTGGTTCCTCAAAAACCACATGAAAGTACACCTCAATAAACTCGGCCTCAAAGCCGGCATGGGAAGCGTCGACGCCGATCCACAGGCCAAAGGCTCCGCGGGTCACCTGTCCCTGAACGCCCTCTATTCCAGCCTTCTTTTGGCTCGGAAGGGGTCTGGCAGAACAGGGCAAGGAAGGCCAGAGAAGGAGGGCACAAGGAGGATGCGGACGGATTCCTGCAAGTCGGCTATCCTGGGCTACTTGGGCCTTCCCGGCGACAGCGGCGGGGCCAGCTGCACGGAGAGACTCCAAGCCGTAGCCCAAGTGGCTGAGAGGGGAAACAGTGGCGGCACCGTGAGTACGGAAGGGGGGGAAGTCGGAAGAGAGAGGACGGAGCCCAGATGCACCATCGAAGGAGAGGAGCAAACACCCTGGTGGCAGCTGGTGGCTCGAAGCCTCACTGTggctcagcagcagcagcagcaccagcagAGAGAGCGACACAGGGCTCACCATACCGGTCTGAACAGGACTGTAGGAGTAGAGACCGACCCGGTCAGAGCCTACGCAGACACTATGGATCCTAGAGGAGCTGCCGGAGGAGCTCCCAGTGCAGCCGAGGGTTCATGGGAATGTCCGGACTGCGGAAAGCTCTTCCACAGCCTCCAGCAGGTGCTTGTTCACGCCCGTGTACACACTCACAAGGCCCAGAAAGAAGGAGCTTCAGCTGAGATGGACGGAACTTGCAGCTCCAGTCGAGCCAGAGGAAGCCCCAGCGAACTGGGCCAGGAATCCAAAGTGCAACAAGCAGCGGCGGCAAGCTTTCAGTCTGTCATGCCAGACTTCAAAG GACAGAACGGGACCATGGGGGCGCTGTCGGCTGCGGCTTCGCTTTCCAGCAGCAGGGAACGCGTCCGCGGTCGAGGGATTAAGGATTGTCCCTACTGCGGTAAAGCCTTCCGCTCATCCCATCACCTCAAAGTGCACCTGAGAGTCCACACAG GTGAGAGACCCTACAAGTGCCCCCACTGCGACTACGCCGGCACTCAGTCGGGTTCGCTCAAATACCACCTTCAACGGCACCACAGAGAGCAACGCAACCTGTCGGGGTCGGCGGCGGCCGCTGTGGGTGGACTCGCCGCCGGCGTCAACGGTCCGACCTCAGTTAAGCAGCGGCGATCGCAAACCGATCCCAAAGCCCAGTCAGACAGTCTCGCCTCCGAGCCCGGCCAGCGGTCTTGGCTCCTCGGACTTCCGCGGCAGCATCAGACTGGTCAAGGAGCCCTTGCGTCTCTTAGGGACATTGACGCGGAGACCCAGTACCGCTATCTATCGGGGATGACGGGGGGCTTCTACCCTGGTGGTATGGAAGGAGCGTGGGTCAGGGAGTCTCCTCCTCCGAAAGCCCTCAAGGTTTCCCGCCGTAAGCCTCTTACCACCAACCGGATGGTGGCGGTCTGCGACAAACGAGCGTCAGCTTCCCCGGGTCAAACAGGCGCCTTTGAACCCCTCGATCTGTCCCGGCGTTCTACGCCAGGCCTCGGAGGGctggaagaagaaggaggagaacGCATCAAACTGAAGCAGTGTTTGGACTGTCCGTTTCGGACATCCTCCGCTGAGCTCATGACCATGCACCTCCAGGTCAACCACACCAGTAAGTCCCGCCGTAAAATAACCTCTTTGTCCACCTTCGACGACAAGGACAAAGACGGGGCCCTGAAGGGCTCCGGATCCTGGCACCAGCCCGATTCGCTCTGGATTTGGGGGTACACCGATGAGTCTCAAGCGGAAGCCCGGGAAGGCTCCTCAAACCAGATCTGGACCCCCAACGGGCTCCCTCCGGACCATCACAGTGACATGCGAGCGATGAGCCCGGCCCTCCAAAGTGATTCGGGGGGTGACGATGGTGAAGAGCAGGAGGATGAAGACGAGTGCAGCAGCGGCCCAGAGGACCAACACGAGAGAAACGACCTCGCAGATTAA
- the znf219 gene encoding zinc finger protein 219 isoform X1: protein MTCRVINLRAASRGIEGGVGPPPAESLKNGITPHTLPQRMDSTCSPEPPPHPKSPEASPRGPNAAPRTPLSVSAPAEEDHPNRRGQEDDQQNGDAFPSPTPAVALFPGGGGAEAGRSPTLDSSPPATPSAPPFGFGALEFALSSGPSGSCNDELDLQLFQRNAFTRAATGGGGAASGPSLRFSCHVCGKRFRFQSILSLHARAHSLDRHRQASSHYRAALPSAPLKQNLGDQMNKKQQIQKDRRHSVSGNLTGALPGEDEEEEDGPKDAELEQNHTTLSPPLNEDLTPWTASAPAPSTFRCHACKGKFRTASELARHVRILHNPYKCTLCPFSANQEGSLASHLQECHPSPEGPTLLSPFTNSRPVGVSSEAPQTSSPAKVSGSSLLPAFRCDTCGQRFTQSWFLKGHMRKHKDSLDHKCQVCGRGFKEPWFLKNHMKVHLNKLGLKAGMGSVDADPQAKGSAGHLSLNALYSSLLLARKGSGRTGQGRPEKEGTRRMRTDSCKSAILGYLGLPGDSGGASCTERLQAVAQVAERGNSGGTVSTEGGEVGRERTEPRCTIEGEEQTPWWQLVARSLTVAQQQQQHQQRERHRAHHTGLNRTVGVETDPVRAYADTMDPRGAAGGAPSAAEGSWECPDCGKLFHSLQQVLVHARVHTHKAQKEGASAEMDGTCSSSRARGSPSELGQESKVQQAAAASFQSVMPDFKGQNGTMGALSAAASLSSSRERVRGRGIKDCPYCGKAFRSSHHLKVHLRVHTGERPYKCPHCDYAGTQSGSLKYHLQRHHREQRNLSGSAAAAVGGLAAGVNGPTSVKQRRSQTDPKAQSDSLASEPGQRSWLLGLPRQHQTGQGALASLRDIDAETQYRYLSGMTGGFYPGGMEGAWVRESPPPKALKVSRRKPLTTNRMVAVCDKRASASPGQTGAFEPLDLSRRSTPGLGGLEEEGGERIKLKQCLDCPFRTSSAELMTMHLQVNHTSKSRRKITSLSTFDDKDKDGALKGSGSWHQPDSLWIWGYTDESQAEAREGSSNQIWTPNGLPPDHHSDMRAMSPALQSDSGGDDGEEQEDEDECSSGPEDQHERNDLAD from the exons ATGACGTGTCGCGTCATTAATCTGCGAGCCGCCTCACGC GGGATCGAAGGAGGAGTTGGACCCCCCCCGGCCGAGAGCCTGAAGAATGGCATAACGCCGCATACGCTCCCG CAGAGGATGGATTCCACCTGTTCCCCTGAGCCGCCGCCCCATCCCAAAAGCCCGGAAGCTTCCCCTCGGGGTCCGAACGCAGCGCCGCGCACCCCTCTTTCTGTGTCGGCCCCGGCTGAGGAGGACCATCCAAACCGCCGGGGCCAAGAAGATGATCAACAAAACGGTGATGCTTTTCCGTCCCCCACCCCGGCTGTGGCTCTATTCCCGGGAGGGGGAGGAGCCGAAGCGGGACGCAGTCCGACTTTGGACTCTTCTCCGCCGGCCACGCCCTCGGCACCCCCCTTCGGATTTGGAGCCCTGGAGTTTGCCCTCTCCTCGGGGCCCAGCGGAAGCTGCAATGATGAGCTGGACCTACAGCTCTTCCAGAGGAATGCTTTCACCAGGGCGGCAACCGGAGGGGGAGGGGCGGCGTCGGGACCGTCGCTCCGGTTCTCCTGTCACGTCTGTGGGAAGAGATTCCGATTCCAAAGCATTTTGTCCCTTCACGCCAGAGCCCACAGTCTGGACCGACACCGTCAAGCCTCGTCGCATTATCGGGCCGCTCTCCCTTCGGCGCCTCTCAAACAGAACCTTGGAgaccaaatgaacaaaaaacaacagattCAGAAGGACAGAAGGCACTCGGTGAGCGGGAATCTTACAGGGGCGCTCCCAGGggaggacgaggaagaggaggatggtcCCAAAGATGCAGAATTGGAACAGAACCACACAACATTGAGCCCTCCGCTAAATGAAGACCTTACTCCTTGGACAGCGTCTGCTCCTGCCCCATCGACGTTCCGTTGCCACGCCTGCAAAGGAAAATTTCGTACGGCTTCTGAGTTGGCGCGCCACGTACGCATTCTCCACAACCCATACAAATGCACGCTTTGTCCTTTCTCCGCCAACCAGGAAGGCTCCCTGGCATCACATCTGCAGGAGTGCCACCCCTCCCCAGAGGGGCCCACTTTGCTTTCACCCTTTACCAATTCCCGGCCGGTCGGCGTTTCCTCAGAAGCTCCCCAAACCTCATCCCCTGCCAAAGTGTCAGGATCGTCCTTGTTGCCGGCATTCCGTTGCGATACTTGCGGACAGAGGTTCACTCAGTCGTGGTTCCTCAAGGGACACATGCGAAAGCACAAGGACTCCTTGGACCATAAGTGTCAGGTGTGCGGGCGTGGCTTCAAGGAGCCGTGGTTCCTCAAAAACCACATGAAAGTACACCTCAATAAACTCGGCCTCAAAGCCGGCATGGGAAGCGTCGACGCCGATCCACAGGCCAAAGGCTCCGCGGGTCACCTGTCCCTGAACGCCCTCTATTCCAGCCTTCTTTTGGCTCGGAAGGGGTCTGGCAGAACAGGGCAAGGAAGGCCAGAGAAGGAGGGCACAAGGAGGATGCGGACGGATTCCTGCAAGTCGGCTATCCTGGGCTACTTGGGCCTTCCCGGCGACAGCGGCGGGGCCAGCTGCACGGAGAGACTCCAAGCCGTAGCCCAAGTGGCTGAGAGGGGAAACAGTGGCGGCACCGTGAGTACGGAAGGGGGGGAAGTCGGAAGAGAGAGGACGGAGCCCAGATGCACCATCGAAGGAGAGGAGCAAACACCCTGGTGGCAGCTGGTGGCTCGAAGCCTCACTGTggctcagcagcagcagcagcaccagcagAGAGAGCGACACAGGGCTCACCATACCGGTCTGAACAGGACTGTAGGAGTAGAGACCGACCCGGTCAGAGCCTACGCAGACACTATGGATCCTAGAGGAGCTGCCGGAGGAGCTCCCAGTGCAGCCGAGGGTTCATGGGAATGTCCGGACTGCGGAAAGCTCTTCCACAGCCTCCAGCAGGTGCTTGTTCACGCCCGTGTACACACTCACAAGGCCCAGAAAGAAGGAGCTTCAGCTGAGATGGACGGAACTTGCAGCTCCAGTCGAGCCAGAGGAAGCCCCAGCGAACTGGGCCAGGAATCCAAAGTGCAACAAGCAGCGGCGGCAAGCTTTCAGTCTGTCATGCCAGACTTCAAAG GACAGAACGGGACCATGGGGGCGCTGTCGGCTGCGGCTTCGCTTTCCAGCAGCAGGGAACGCGTCCGCGGTCGAGGGATTAAGGATTGTCCCTACTGCGGTAAAGCCTTCCGCTCATCCCATCACCTCAAAGTGCACCTGAGAGTCCACACAG GTGAGAGACCCTACAAGTGCCCCCACTGCGACTACGCCGGCACTCAGTCGGGTTCGCTCAAATACCACCTTCAACGGCACCACAGAGAGCAACGCAACCTGTCGGGGTCGGCGGCGGCCGCTGTGGGTGGACTCGCCGCCGGCGTCAACGGTCCGACCTCAGTTAAGCAGCGGCGATCGCAAACCGATCCCAAAGCCCAGTCAGACAGTCTCGCCTCCGAGCCCGGCCAGCGGTCTTGGCTCCTCGGACTTCCGCGGCAGCATCAGACTGGTCAAGGAGCCCTTGCGTCTCTTAGGGACATTGACGCGGAGACCCAGTACCGCTATCTATCGGGGATGACGGGGGGCTTCTACCCTGGTGGTATGGAAGGAGCGTGGGTCAGGGAGTCTCCTCCTCCGAAAGCCCTCAAGGTTTCCCGCCGTAAGCCTCTTACCACCAACCGGATGGTGGCGGTCTGCGACAAACGAGCGTCAGCTTCCCCGGGTCAAACAGGCGCCTTTGAACCCCTCGATCTGTCCCGGCGTTCTACGCCAGGCCTCGGAGGGctggaagaagaaggaggagaacGCATCAAACTGAAGCAGTGTTTGGACTGTCCGTTTCGGACATCCTCCGCTGAGCTCATGACCATGCACCTCCAGGTCAACCACACCAGTAAGTCCCGCCGTAAAATAACCTCTTTGTCCACCTTCGACGACAAGGACAAAGACGGGGCCCTGAAGGGCTCCGGATCCTGGCACCAGCCCGATTCGCTCTGGATTTGGGGGTACACCGATGAGTCTCAAGCGGAAGCCCGGGAAGGCTCCTCAAACCAGATCTGGACCCCCAACGGGCTCCCTCCGGACCATCACAGTGACATGCGAGCGATGAGCCCGGCCCTCCAAAGTGATTCGGGGGGTGACGATGGTGAAGAGCAGGAGGATGAAGACGAGTGCAGCAGCGGCCCAGAGGACCAACACGAGAGAAACGACCTCGCAGATTAA
- the znf219 gene encoding zinc finger protein 219 isoform X3 encodes MDSTCSPEPPPHPKSPEASPRGPNAAPRTPLSVSAPAEEDHPNRRGQEDDQQNGDAFPSPTPAVALFPGGGGAEAGRSPTLDSSPPATPSAPPFGFGALEFALSSGPSGSCNDELDLQLFQRNAFTRAATGGGGAASGPSLRFSCHVCGKRFRFQSILSLHARAHSLDRHRQASSHYRAALPSAPLKQNLGDQMNKKQQIQKDRRHSVSGNLTGALPGEDEEEEDGPKDAELEQNHTTLSPPLNEDLTPWTASAPAPSTFRCHACKGKFRTASELARHVRILHNPYKCTLCPFSANQEGSLASHLQECHPSPEGPTLLSPFTNSRPVGVSSEAPQTSSPAKVSGSSLLPAFRCDTCGQRFTQSWFLKGHMRKHKDSLDHKCQVCGRGFKEPWFLKNHMKVHLNKLGLKAGMGSVDADPQAKGSAGHLSLNALYSSLLLARKGSGRTGQGRPEKEGTRRMRTDSCKSAILGYLGLPGDSGGASCTERLQAVAQVAERGNSGGTVSTEGGEVGRERTEPRCTIEGEEQTPWWQLVARSLTVAQQQQQHQQRERHRAHHTGLNRTVGVETDPVRAYADTMDPRGAAGGAPSAAEGSWECPDCGKLFHSLQQVLVHARVHTHKAQKEGASAEMDGTCSSSRARGSPSELGQESKVQQAAAASFQSVMPDFKGQNGTMGALSAAASLSSSRERVRGRGIKDCPYCGKAFRSSHHLKVHLRVHTGERPYKCPHCDYAGTQSGSLKYHLQRHHREQRNLSGSAAAAVGGLAAGVNGPTSVKQRRSQTDPKAQSDSLASEPGQRSWLLGLPRQHQTGQGALASLRDIDAETQYRYLSGMTGGFYPGGMEGAWVRESPPPKALKVSRRKPLTTNRMVAVCDKRASASPGQTGAFEPLDLSRRSTPGLGGLEEEGGERIKLKQCLDCPFRTSSAELMTMHLQVNHTSKSRRKITSLSTFDDKDKDGALKGSGSWHQPDSLWIWGYTDESQAEAREGSSNQIWTPNGLPPDHHSDMRAMSPALQSDSGGDDGEEQEDEDECSSGPEDQHERNDLAD; translated from the exons ATGGATTCCACCTGTTCCCCTGAGCCGCCGCCCCATCCCAAAAGCCCGGAAGCTTCCCCTCGGGGTCCGAACGCAGCGCCGCGCACCCCTCTTTCTGTGTCGGCCCCGGCTGAGGAGGACCATCCAAACCGCCGGGGCCAAGAAGATGATCAACAAAACGGTGATGCTTTTCCGTCCCCCACCCCGGCTGTGGCTCTATTCCCGGGAGGGGGAGGAGCCGAAGCGGGACGCAGTCCGACTTTGGACTCTTCTCCGCCGGCCACGCCCTCGGCACCCCCCTTCGGATTTGGAGCCCTGGAGTTTGCCCTCTCCTCGGGGCCCAGCGGAAGCTGCAATGATGAGCTGGACCTACAGCTCTTCCAGAGGAATGCTTTCACCAGGGCGGCAACCGGAGGGGGAGGGGCGGCGTCGGGACCGTCGCTCCGGTTCTCCTGTCACGTCTGTGGGAAGAGATTCCGATTCCAAAGCATTTTGTCCCTTCACGCCAGAGCCCACAGTCTGGACCGACACCGTCAAGCCTCGTCGCATTATCGGGCCGCTCTCCCTTCGGCGCCTCTCAAACAGAACCTTGGAgaccaaatgaacaaaaaacaacagattCAGAAGGACAGAAGGCACTCGGTGAGCGGGAATCTTACAGGGGCGCTCCCAGGggaggacgaggaagaggaggatggtcCCAAAGATGCAGAATTGGAACAGAACCACACAACATTGAGCCCTCCGCTAAATGAAGACCTTACTCCTTGGACAGCGTCTGCTCCTGCCCCATCGACGTTCCGTTGCCACGCCTGCAAAGGAAAATTTCGTACGGCTTCTGAGTTGGCGCGCCACGTACGCATTCTCCACAACCCATACAAATGCACGCTTTGTCCTTTCTCCGCCAACCAGGAAGGCTCCCTGGCATCACATCTGCAGGAGTGCCACCCCTCCCCAGAGGGGCCCACTTTGCTTTCACCCTTTACCAATTCCCGGCCGGTCGGCGTTTCCTCAGAAGCTCCCCAAACCTCATCCCCTGCCAAAGTGTCAGGATCGTCCTTGTTGCCGGCATTCCGTTGCGATACTTGCGGACAGAGGTTCACTCAGTCGTGGTTCCTCAAGGGACACATGCGAAAGCACAAGGACTCCTTGGACCATAAGTGTCAGGTGTGCGGGCGTGGCTTCAAGGAGCCGTGGTTCCTCAAAAACCACATGAAAGTACACCTCAATAAACTCGGCCTCAAAGCCGGCATGGGAAGCGTCGACGCCGATCCACAGGCCAAAGGCTCCGCGGGTCACCTGTCCCTGAACGCCCTCTATTCCAGCCTTCTTTTGGCTCGGAAGGGGTCTGGCAGAACAGGGCAAGGAAGGCCAGAGAAGGAGGGCACAAGGAGGATGCGGACGGATTCCTGCAAGTCGGCTATCCTGGGCTACTTGGGCCTTCCCGGCGACAGCGGCGGGGCCAGCTGCACGGAGAGACTCCAAGCCGTAGCCCAAGTGGCTGAGAGGGGAAACAGTGGCGGCACCGTGAGTACGGAAGGGGGGGAAGTCGGAAGAGAGAGGACGGAGCCCAGATGCACCATCGAAGGAGAGGAGCAAACACCCTGGTGGCAGCTGGTGGCTCGAAGCCTCACTGTggctcagcagcagcagcagcaccagcagAGAGAGCGACACAGGGCTCACCATACCGGTCTGAACAGGACTGTAGGAGTAGAGACCGACCCGGTCAGAGCCTACGCAGACACTATGGATCCTAGAGGAGCTGCCGGAGGAGCTCCCAGTGCAGCCGAGGGTTCATGGGAATGTCCGGACTGCGGAAAGCTCTTCCACAGCCTCCAGCAGGTGCTTGTTCACGCCCGTGTACACACTCACAAGGCCCAGAAAGAAGGAGCTTCAGCTGAGATGGACGGAACTTGCAGCTCCAGTCGAGCCAGAGGAAGCCCCAGCGAACTGGGCCAGGAATCCAAAGTGCAACAAGCAGCGGCGGCAAGCTTTCAGTCTGTCATGCCAGACTTCAAAG GACAGAACGGGACCATGGGGGCGCTGTCGGCTGCGGCTTCGCTTTCCAGCAGCAGGGAACGCGTCCGCGGTCGAGGGATTAAGGATTGTCCCTACTGCGGTAAAGCCTTCCGCTCATCCCATCACCTCAAAGTGCACCTGAGAGTCCACACAG GTGAGAGACCCTACAAGTGCCCCCACTGCGACTACGCCGGCACTCAGTCGGGTTCGCTCAAATACCACCTTCAACGGCACCACAGAGAGCAACGCAACCTGTCGGGGTCGGCGGCGGCCGCTGTGGGTGGACTCGCCGCCGGCGTCAACGGTCCGACCTCAGTTAAGCAGCGGCGATCGCAAACCGATCCCAAAGCCCAGTCAGACAGTCTCGCCTCCGAGCCCGGCCAGCGGTCTTGGCTCCTCGGACTTCCGCGGCAGCATCAGACTGGTCAAGGAGCCCTTGCGTCTCTTAGGGACATTGACGCGGAGACCCAGTACCGCTATCTATCGGGGATGACGGGGGGCTTCTACCCTGGTGGTATGGAAGGAGCGTGGGTCAGGGAGTCTCCTCCTCCGAAAGCCCTCAAGGTTTCCCGCCGTAAGCCTCTTACCACCAACCGGATGGTGGCGGTCTGCGACAAACGAGCGTCAGCTTCCCCGGGTCAAACAGGCGCCTTTGAACCCCTCGATCTGTCCCGGCGTTCTACGCCAGGCCTCGGAGGGctggaagaagaaggaggagaacGCATCAAACTGAAGCAGTGTTTGGACTGTCCGTTTCGGACATCCTCCGCTGAGCTCATGACCATGCACCTCCAGGTCAACCACACCAGTAAGTCCCGCCGTAAAATAACCTCTTTGTCCACCTTCGACGACAAGGACAAAGACGGGGCCCTGAAGGGCTCCGGATCCTGGCACCAGCCCGATTCGCTCTGGATTTGGGGGTACACCGATGAGTCTCAAGCGGAAGCCCGGGAAGGCTCCTCAAACCAGATCTGGACCCCCAACGGGCTCCCTCCGGACCATCACAGTGACATGCGAGCGATGAGCCCGGCCCTCCAAAGTGATTCGGGGGGTGACGATGGTGAAGAGCAGGAGGATGAAGACGAGTGCAGCAGCGGCCCAGAGGACCAACACGAGAGAAACGACCTCGCAGATTAA